The following DNA comes from Georgenia sp. TF02-10.
GGCCGGCTCTCCGGCCACTCGATCAGCCGGCCGCGAGTCTCGCCGACCTTGAACGACGAGCCGTAGACCGCCTTGCCGGCGGTGCCGCCGAGCAGGACGACGCCGGTCGGGCGCACCAGCCGGAGCTCCGCGTCGAGCCACGGGCTGCACGCCTCGACGTGGGCCTTGTGCGGCGACTGGTGGATGCGGCGCTTGCCGCGCACGCCCTTCCAGCGGAAGTGCTTGACCACGTTGGTGCGGAACACGTCGTCGGGGTCGATGTCGGCGTCGCCGAGCGCCCGGTCGAGCAGCTTGCCGGCGGGGCCGACGAACGGCTCGCCCTCGACGTCCTCCCGGTCGCCCGGCTGCTCACCGAGCAGCACCAGGGGCGCGTCGGGCCGGCCCTCCCCCATCACGCCCTGGGTCGCGTCCCGGTAGAGCTCGCAGCCACGGCACTCCTGCACGGCGGACCGCAGGTCCGCCAGGGTCGGGTCGCTCGGCACCCACTGCTGGGCGCCCGGTCGCTCCTCACCGGCCACGCCGGCGTGGTACCCACCCGGGCCGATCCGACCGCGGGCGTATGACGTCCCGCTGCCCGCGGGTACCGGACGGGCGACGCACCCGACCCCGAGGAGGCACCGTGGCCACCAGCATCGTCGACGACGTGCTCTGGGAGAACTTCCACACCGTGGTCAACATGACGTCCCGCGAGCTGCGCGACTGGCTCGCCGTCCAGGGCGCCGGGGAGGAGACCGAGGAGCTGCCCGACCAGGCGGGGCCGCACCTCGGCCACCGGGTGCTGGAGATCCTCGGCAAGCGGCGCTCCGACCTCAACCCCGACGACGTCGACGTCATGCGGCGGGTCGTCGACAAGGTCGCCTCCCAGCGACGCGACGACCTCGAGCCCACCGCCGGCGACGACCGGTGGCGCCGCCGGCTGATGAACATCGGGCACGACCCCCTCAAGCCGCCCCGGGACTGAGGCCCCCAGGTCAGCGTGCGTCAGCGCACGTCCGCAGGCCGGTCGAGCAGCGGTCCGACCATCCGGTCGATCGCGGGTGACGGCGGCAGGCCGAGCTCGTCGGCGAGCAGCCGCCGGTAGCCGTCGTACTGCCGCAGCGCCTCGGCGAAGTTGCCCTCGGCGAGGTGCACCGCGATCACCGTGCGATGGGCGCTCTCGCGCAGCGGCTCCGAGCGCACCGCGCAGAGGCCGGCGGAGAGGGCGTCGGTGAAACGGCCCCGGTCGCAGGACTCCGCCGCGACCCGCTCCAGGGCGTGCAGCCGCAGCTGGCGGAACGACTCGCGCTCCATCACCAGCCACTCCTCGTCCCAGTCGGGCAGCAGGTCGTCCTCGAGCGTGAGCAGGTCCGGCACCGCCCCGGCGGGGCGCCCGTCCCCGCACACGCCGGCGGCGACCCGCTCGGACTCCCAGAGGTCGACCTCGACGTCCTCGTGCAGCTCGATCGTGGTGGCGTTGCCCCTGACCAGCGTCCGGCCGCGTGGCCGCGGCAGCCGCCACAGCACCGACCGCAGGGTCGACGTGCTCCGGCCGGGCGGGGCGTCCGGCCACAGCCGCTCGGCCACGCTCGTGCGCCGCGCGGGCCGGT
Coding sequences within:
- a CDS encoding UdgX family uracil-DNA binding protein (This protein belongs to the uracil DNA glycosylase superfamily, members of which act in excision repair of DNA. However, it belongs more specifically to UdgX branch, whose founding member was found to bind uracil in DNA (where it does not belong), without cleaving it, appears to promote DNA repair by a pathway involving RecA, rather than base excision.), which produces MAGEERPGAQQWVPSDPTLADLRSAVQECRGCELYRDATQGVMGEGRPDAPLVLLGEQPGDREDVEGEPFVGPAGKLLDRALGDADIDPDDVFRTNVVKHFRWKGVRGKRRIHQSPHKAHVEACSPWLDAELRLVRPTGVVLLGGTAGKAVYGSSFKVGETRGRLIEWPESRPLDHRPAWVLTTTHPSAVLRTDDREAAYAALVDDLRVAAAEL
- a CDS encoding DUF3140 domain-containing protein, coding for MATSIVDDVLWENFHTVVNMTSRELRDWLAVQGAGEETEELPDQAGPHLGHRVLEILGKRRSDLNPDDVDVMRRVVDKVASQRRDDLEPTAGDDRWRRRLMNIGHDPLKPPRD
- a CDS encoding BTAD domain-containing putative transcriptional regulator, coding for MAGTGSIRPRLQVLGDFQACCGGEPLHVPHAGQRVLACLAVLHRHRPARRTSVAERLWPDAPPGRSTSTLRSVLWRLPRPRGRTLVRGNATTIELHEDVEVDLWESERVAAGVCGDGRPAGAVPDLLTLEDDLLPDWDEEWLVMERESFRQLRLHALERVAAESCDRGRFTDALSAGLCAVRSEPLRESAHRTVIAVHLAEGNFAEALRQYDGYRRLLADELGLPPSPAIDRMVGPLLDRPADVR